From the Butyrivibrio fibrisolvens genome, one window contains:
- a CDS encoding YczE/YyaS/YitT family protein produces MIRYLKRKEIHDNQTIGAIILHMVIAAVSLFFNGFGIYLTIKAGIGAGPWDVLNLGISKTSGISYGNASVMVSFTILLIDIFLREPIGIAMFIDSVVVGKAVDLFDRLDLIKTCNNNASGIILMLVGLIIMGYTQYTYMVASLGCGPRDTLLVGLSKRIRKIPIGIISVALLSLATFIGYILGGPVGIGTLICAFATGPIMQLAFHTVHFDAAMVHHQSLTGSVKVFMSRIAS; encoded by the coding sequence ATGATCAGATATTTAAAACGTAAAGAGATACATGATAATCAGACAATCGGAGCTATCATCCTTCATATGGTGATAGCTGCTGTAAGTCTTTTCTTTAACGGATTTGGGATATATCTTACTATAAAGGCAGGTATAGGAGCCGGACCGTGGGATGTTCTGAACCTTGGAATATCCAAGACAAGCGGGATATCTTATGGCAATGCTTCTGTGATGGTGTCGTTTACGATCCTTTTAATAGATATCTTTTTAAGAGAGCCGATAGGAATAGCAATGTTTATAGATTCCGTTGTAGTTGGTAAGGCGGTAGACTTATTTGACAGGCTTGATCTTATCAAGACATGTAACAATAATGCTTCAGGTATAATATTAATGCTTGTAGGGCTTATCATAATGGGATATACGCAGTATACTTATATGGTTGCATCGCTTGGATGCGGACCAAGGGATACTCTTTTGGTAGGTCTGTCCAAACGTATCAGAAAGATCCCGATTGGCATCATAAGCGTAGCACTTCTAAGTCTTGCAACTTTTATAGGTTATATTCTGGGAGGACCTGTAGGTATCGGTACTTTGATATGTGCTTTTGCCACAGGACCTATAATGCAGCTTGCATTTCACACAGTTCACTTCGATGCGGCAATGGTTCATCATCAGTCACTGACAGGCTCTGTTAAAGTGTTTATGTCTAGAATTGCTTCATAA
- a CDS encoding EamA family transporter, with product MWFIFTLATTFIWGLAELFYKKGALPNEKYAHLKICISVGAVMGLHALFTLLTKDIGYDPVNLLRYLPVSLFYVISMAFSFFGMRFIEESISDPIENTSGAIAALLCVIFLHEKLSIPSVIAILIIAVGIVGVGFLENTGSTNRSAKIGRKMAIIAFTMPFLYALLDAFGSFFDIYYLDDVATTPLIGVTEDTIEEVANTSYELTFFFVAIILYIFIRAKGVKYELPKQRDKILAAICETAGQFTYVFAMSGNGAIAAPIISAVCVVSLLLSRIFLKEKLTAKQYFFIFLVIVGILTLAVIEGD from the coding sequence ATGTGGTTTATATTCACTCTGGCAACCACCTTCATATGGGGTCTTGCCGAATTATTCTATAAGAAAGGAGCCCTTCCTAACGAGAAATACGCCCACCTTAAGATCTGTATATCTGTAGGTGCAGTTATGGGACTCCACGCTCTTTTCACTCTGCTTACCAAGGATATAGGCTATGATCCCGTGAACCTTCTTAGGTATCTTCCGGTTTCACTTTTTTATGTTATATCCATGGCCTTTTCCTTCTTTGGAATGCGCTTCATAGAGGAGTCCATCTCAGATCCTATAGAGAACACTTCCGGAGCTATAGCCGCGCTTTTATGCGTTATCTTCCTTCATGAGAAGCTTTCAATTCCTTCTGTTATAGCTATCCTTATTATAGCAGTCGGCATTGTAGGTGTAGGCTTCCTTGAAAACACAGGTTCTACCAACAGAAGCGCCAAGATAGGACGTAAGATGGCTATAATCGCATTTACAATGCCTTTCCTTTATGCTCTTCTTGATGCTTTCGGAAGCTTCTTCGATATCTACTATCTTGACGATGTAGCTACAACGCCTTTGATAGGAGTTACAGAAGATACTATCGAAGAGGTAGCCAATACAAGCTATGAGCTTACTTTTTTCTTCGTAGCAATTATCCTTTATATCTTCATAAGGGCAAAAGGTGTAAAGTATGAACTTCCTAAACAGCGTGACAAGATCCTTGCTGCTATCTGCGAGACAGCCGGCCAGTTCACTTATGTGTTTGCAATGAGTGGTAACGGTGCGATCGCAGCTCCTATTATATCAGCTGTATGCGTAGTATCGCTTTTACTGTCCCGTATCTTCCTTAAAGAGAAGCTTACAGCCAAGCAGTACTTCTTCATATTCCTTGTGATTGTCGGTATCCTGACCCTTGCTGTTATCGAAGGTGACTGA
- a CDS encoding APC family permease, translating to MKQEKKMTGMTLAFIAFSTVWGFGNVLNGFVYFNGIQVIFSWILMFALYFVPYALMVGELGSAFKESGGGVSSWIHSTMGKKLAYYAGWTYWAVHITYIASKSSGGLKALSWAIFQNAEAYDELNTKLVQTVTFIVLIVFCYIASKGLSPLKAMTTIAGTSMFVMSLLYIVMMFAAPVINPGASYVSMDFSMKNLIPNFNVNYFTSLSILVFAVGGCEKISPYVNKMRKPSKDFPKGMIFLAIMVVVCAMLGTISMGMMFDPKEINASEEAFSSYMSNGSYWAFQKLGQYYHVGNLLMIVYALCNVVGQFSTLLLSIDAPLRILLGNEDSKEFIPSGLLKQNKNGAYVNGIIMVAILSGAIIIAQSFVPGAADVLRQLTKLNSVCMPMRYLWVFAAYIALRVHNDKFNPEYRFVKNKTVGIIFGAWCFIVTAACCIMGVYSTDPLTLALNIITPVVLIALGLILPVIAGYEKKSGKKVA from the coding sequence ATGAAACAAGAAAAGAAAATGACCGGAATGACACTTGCATTCATTGCGTTTTCAACTGTTTGGGGGTTCGGAAATGTTTTAAATGGATTTGTTTATTTCAACGGAATTCAGGTTATCTTCAGTTGGATCCTGATGTTCGCTTTATACTTTGTTCCTTATGCTCTTATGGTCGGAGAGCTTGGATCAGCATTTAAGGAATCAGGCGGTGGTGTAAGCTCATGGATTCACTCAACTATGGGCAAGAAGCTCGCTTACTATGCAGGATGGACATACTGGGCTGTTCATATCACTTATATTGCCAGTAAGTCAAGCGGTGGTCTTAAGGCACTTAGCTGGGCTATATTCCAGAATGCAGAAGCTTATGATGAGCTTAATACAAAGCTTGTACAGACTGTGACTTTTATTGTACTTATTGTATTTTGTTATATCGCAAGTAAAGGTCTTAGTCCTCTTAAGGCTATGACAACAATTGCAGGAACCAGCATGTTCGTAATGTCACTTTTATATATCGTTATGATGTTTGCTGCTCCTGTTATCAATCCTGGTGCTTCATACGTATCAATGGATTTTAGTATGAAGAATCTCATTCCTAATTTTAACGTTAACTATTTTACCAGCCTCTCAATCCTTGTATTTGCGGTTGGTGGATGTGAGAAGATATCTCCTTATGTTAATAAGATGAGAAAGCCCAGCAAGGACTTCCCTAAAGGAATGATCTTCCTTGCAATTATGGTAGTTGTATGCGCTATGCTTGGTACTATCTCTATGGGTATGATGTTCGACCCTAAGGAGATCAACGCATCTGAAGAAGCTTTCAGTAGCTATATGTCCAACGGTTCATACTGGGCATTCCAGAAGCTTGGTCAGTACTACCATGTTGGTAACCTTCTTATGATCGTATATGCACTTTGCAACGTAGTAGGACAGTTCTCAACACTTCTTCTTAGTATTGATGCTCCTCTTCGTATCCTTCTTGGCAATGAAGACAGTAAAGAGTTCATCCCTTCAGGTCTTCTCAAGCAGAACAAGAATGGTGCATATGTTAACGGTATAATCATGGTTGCCATACTTTCAGGTGCTATCATAATCGCTCAGTCATTTGTACCTGGTGCTGCAGATGTACTTCGTCAGCTTACAAAGCTTAACTCAGTATGTATGCCTATGCGTTATCTGTGGGTATTTGCTGCATATATTGCACTTCGTGTTCACAATGATAAGTTCAATCCTGAATATCGTTTTGTTAAGAACAAGACTGTTGGTATTATATTTGGTGCATGGTGCTTCATAGTAACAGCTGCATGCTGCATAATGGGTGTATACTCAACAGATCCGCTTACACTTGCACTTAATATCATCACACCTGTTGTACTTATCGCTCTTGGTCTCATCCTTCCTGTAATTGCAGGGTATGAGAAAAAGTCTGGCAAAAAGGTTGCATAA
- a CDS encoding MATE family efflux transporter: protein MQKYKMVDMTFGSPLKHILVFTIPLVIGNLFQQLYNMVDSIVVGQYVGKTALAAVGACGSMNFLFFSLSFGLSNGVGILVSHRFGAKDDEGIRKTIASSFYVLSIVSVAIMAIAFFLAPVLLRLLDTPSTIINDSIAYIRVTCLGILGITLYNGVAATLRALGDSRTPLYFLIFSSIMNIVLDLVLVLNFGMGVVGVALATIISQYASAIIAYIYAFGRVQYFKDIKGNIRADQDYIKKEIRLGVPLSLQSSMIAISCLVLQGVVNSFGENVVAAFTITSRVEQLVQQPYNSIGTALMTYAGQNIGARKIDRVKKGFWQSAGIVAIFSAVMVAVMFLFGDNISRIFVSDLSVIKMSSMALRITSPFYLALGMIYVPRSLLNGCGDTGFAMINGITEVAGRIIFSNVFLFFGLFGFWSVWVTTSATWALTSIVCMMRFFSGVWKHGIESESGRRRRLKLVVPKAIIR from the coding sequence ATGCAGAAATACAAGATGGTAGATATGACTTTTGGAAGTCCCTTAAAGCATATCCTTGTTTTTACTATTCCGCTTGTAATAGGTAACCTGTTTCAGCAGCTTTATAATATGGTGGATTCTATAGTTGTGGGACAATATGTCGGCAAGACGGCGCTGGCTGCTGTTGGCGCATGCGGTTCTATGAACTTTTTATTCTTTTCTCTTAGCTTTGGACTTTCAAACGGTGTAGGAATACTTGTATCACATAGATTTGGAGCCAAAGATGATGAGGGGATACGTAAGACTATTGCAAGCTCGTTCTATGTGCTTTCTATAGTATCTGTAGCTATCATGGCTATAGCTTTTTTTCTTGCGCCTGTTCTATTAAGGCTACTTGATACACCTTCTACTATAATCAATGATTCTATTGCATATATAAGAGTTACATGCCTTGGAATACTGGGGATTACTTTATATAACGGTGTTGCAGCTACTTTAAGAGCTCTTGGAGATTCAAGGACACCTCTATACTTTCTAATCTTTTCAAGTATCATGAATATCGTGCTTGACCTTGTGCTGGTTCTTAACTTTGGAATGGGAGTTGTAGGAGTAGCGCTTGCAACTATCATCTCTCAGTATGCATCTGCAATAATTGCTTATATATATGCCTTTGGAAGAGTACAGTATTTTAAGGATATAAAAGGAAATATCAGAGCTGATCAGGATTATATCAAGAAGGAGATCCGTCTTGGCGTTCCGCTCTCTCTTCAGTCATCAATGATCGCTATATCATGTCTGGTGCTTCAAGGCGTAGTTAACAGCTTTGGTGAAAATGTTGTAGCAGCATTCACTATTACAAGTCGTGTGGAACAGCTGGTTCAGCAGCCCTATAATTCAATAGGTACAGCCCTTATGACTTATGCGGGGCAGAATATAGGTGCGAGGAAGATCGACAGAGTCAAAAAAGGATTCTGGCAGTCTGCAGGCATAGTTGCTATATTCAGCGCTGTTATGGTCGCAGTCATGTTCTTGTTTGGAGACAATATTTCCAGAATTTTCGTATCGGACCTTTCAGTTATCAAGATGAGCTCTATGGCGCTTAGGATCACAAGTCCCTTTTATCTGGCACTTGGTATGATCTATGTTCCAAGATCACTTTTAAATGGCTGTGGTGATACAGGTTTTGCAATGATCAATGGAATAACTGAGGTTGCAGGCAGGATTATTTTCTCTAATGTATTTCTTTTCTTCGGACTATTTGGATTCTGGTCTGTATGGGTTACAACTTCTGCTACATGGGCACTTACCAGTATCGTATGTATGATGAGATTCTTTAGCGGAGTATGGAAGCATGGAATAGAATCAGAGTCAGGGCGCAGAAGAAGACTGAAATTGGTTGTTCCAAAGGCTATAATCAGGTAA
- a CDS encoding AraC family transcriptional regulator gives MENIQEILNLDFDVNVIPRENYPLNYPIHWHKEIEIIYYPFYNATDINPVTEISGKEYELSPGDILLIWQGELHTTIKNPDKKLIGFQFDSALLQSLTDFIPYIPKLRRLHHLKSSTHIDLVMSLSSYLDDICDLDKDQESFYRVEKIINLLKFMTTLSKEADNAYDASMQVPGSLSLDALYKIQRSCVYITKNCSEDLSLNDVASMAGFSPNYFSRMFKETTGYNFVEYLMIERVRKAQRYLGDNSIPITEVAYLSGFKSISTFNRVFHQIKNCSPRQFRKYMVTV, from the coding sequence ATGGAAAATATACAGGAAATATTGAATTTAGATTTTGATGTAAATGTAATACCTAGGGAGAATTATCCGCTTAACTACCCTATTCACTGGCACAAGGAGATAGAGATAATCTACTATCCTTTTTATAATGCTACTGATATTAATCCTGTTACGGAGATATCCGGTAAGGAGTATGAGCTTAGTCCTGGGGATATTCTTTTGATATGGCAGGGGGAGCTTCACACGACTATCAAGAATCCTGACAAAAAGCTTATTGGTTTTCAGTTCGACTCAGCTTTATTGCAAAGTCTAACTGACTTTATTCCTTATATTCCAAAGCTAAGGCGTCTTCATCATCTTAAGAGCAGCACGCATATAGATCTTGTTATGAGTCTGTCTTCTTATCTTGATGATATCTGTGATTTGGACAAGGATCAGGAATCTTTTTATAGAGTGGAGAAGATTATAAATCTTCTTAAATTCATGACCACTTTATCTAAAGAAGCTGATAATGCCTATGATGCATCCATGCAGGTTCCGGGAAGTTTAAGTCTTGACGCACTTTACAAGATTCAGAGATCCTGCGTATATATAACCAAAAACTGCAGTGAGGATCTGTCACTAAACGATGTTGCATCTATGGCAGGTTTTAGTCCCAACTATTTCTCAAGGATGTTCAAAGAAACTACGGGCTACAATTTCGTAGAGTATCTTATGATAGAGAGAGTAAGGAAAGCCCAGAGATACCTTGGGGATAACTCTATTCCTATCACAGAGGTTGCTTATCTGTCTGGTTTTAAGAGTATATCCACCTTCAACAGGGTCTTCCATCAGATCAAGAACTGCTCTCCAAGGCAGTTTCGAAAGTATATGGTCACTGTATGA
- a CDS encoding TrkH family potassium uptake protein, whose product MTSTQIIVLGFLLAIFIGAGLLMLPFATARGQHTGLSTALFTATTSICVTGLVVVDTFSHWSIFGQIIVLILIQIGGFGVITLYSGFVILMKKRFSLSTRLLIQDYYNLDSIHGLIKFLKRVIKDTLKVEGVGALFYCFAFIPKFGFFKGLWISIFNAVSAFCNAGMDVIGPNSLIDYNTDIFINAVTITLIVLGGLGYVVWFDVIETVKLSYKRGYNFKIFWKKLNEHTRLVINLTLFFLISGTLLVLGFEWNNPDTIANLPLGNKILTSFFQSVTFRTAGFATVPQDALTPSTCLIGCIYMFIGGSPVGTAGGIKTVTIFVLFLNAISFIRDRNEAVVLKRAVSPELINKATAIITSNLIITIVLILALMQTAQISLLSATYEIFSATGTVGLSRGLTSRLNLAGMTVVMIGMYAGRIGPISMALFFRTSHADKNDIKYSNGHFIVG is encoded by the coding sequence ATGACCTCTACGCAGATCATTGTTCTTGGTTTTCTTCTTGCGATCTTTATAGGAGCAGGGCTTTTAATGCTTCCTTTTGCTACTGCAAGAGGGCAGCACACAGGCTTATCTACAGCGCTATTTACCGCAACAACTTCCATATGTGTTACAGGTCTTGTAGTTGTAGACACCTTCTCACACTGGTCTATCTTTGGACAGATCATAGTACTTATCCTGATACAGATAGGTGGTTTTGGTGTCATCACTCTTTATTCAGGATTTGTGATCCTTATGAAAAAAAGGTTCTCACTTAGTACCAGGCTCCTTATCCAGGATTATTACAACCTAGATTCCATACACGGTCTTATCAAATTCCTAAAAAGAGTCATAAAGGACACTTTGAAAGTAGAGGGCGTGGGAGCTCTTTTCTACTGCTTCGCTTTCATTCCTAAATTTGGATTTTTCAAAGGTTTATGGATATCTATATTCAATGCAGTATCAGCCTTTTGTAATGCCGGTATGGATGTTATAGGTCCCAATTCACTTATTGATTACAACACAGACATTTTTATAAATGCTGTTACTATCACACTTATAGTCCTTGGCGGTCTTGGATATGTTGTATGGTTCGATGTAATAGAAACAGTCAAGCTTAGCTATAAAAGAGGTTACAATTTCAAGATCTTCTGGAAGAAGCTAAATGAACATACGAGACTTGTTATAAATCTCACACTCTTTTTCCTCATATCCGGAACACTTCTGGTGCTGGGATTTGAGTGGAACAATCCTGATACTATAGCTAATCTTCCTCTTGGCAATAAGATACTGACCAGCTTCTTCCAGTCCGTCACCTTCAGAACAGCTGGATTTGCAACAGTTCCGCAGGATGCACTTACACCATCAACCTGCCTTATAGGCTGCATATACATGTTCATAGGCGGATCCCCGGTAGGTACTGCCGGTGGTATCAAGACGGTTACTATATTCGTACTGTTTCTAAATGCAATATCTTTTATCAGAGACAGGAACGAAGCTGTTGTCCTAAAAAGAGCAGTATCTCCGGAGCTTATTAATAAGGCAACAGCCATTATCACATCAAATCTTATCATCACGATCGTCCTTATACTTGCACTTATGCAGACTGCGCAGATTTCGCTTTTGTCTGCCACTTATGAGATATTCAGTGCAACAGGAACTGTAGGTCTTTCAAGAGGTCTTACATCAAGGCTGAATCTGGCAGGCATGACTGTAGTTATGATAGG